A region from the Sutcliffiella horikoshii genome encodes:
- the comGB gene encoding competence type IV pilus assembly protein ComGB — MARGNRGWSLKVQEDFLKRMGDLYTNGYSLLEALELMSIHFEAEKKRSLLEAIEELKKGYSVHQVLENLHFNQDILSLLFFSQKHGNLGQAFSSGGALLERKRYYRDKIFSILRYPIMLLFLVTIMLVFVQLVLLPQFHLLFTQMNISLSPIISVFFFLVVQIPILLMWCVLGIFAAYLFYKIYERKLNPSQRVDLLLKLPLVKTFLSLHFSHYFTQQLSSLLLSGLTINEAIAVFEQQRYHSFFHSKAKEFRKRLVEGEKLEKLVGSEKVFVKGLDVVIVHGQKNGKLAQELEQYSKLLLVKMQEKSEKLLGKIQPVLFLGIGSFVFVLYLCIFIPMFQLLGGL; from the coding sequence ATGGCAAGGGGCAATAGGGGCTGGTCGCTCAAAGTTCAGGAGGATTTCCTTAAAAGGATGGGGGACCTCTATACAAATGGTTATTCTCTTTTAGAAGCACTGGAGTTGATGAGTATTCACTTCGAAGCGGAAAAGAAAAGAAGCTTACTGGAGGCCATTGAGGAGCTAAAAAAAGGGTACAGTGTACATCAAGTTTTAGAAAATCTGCATTTCAATCAGGATATTTTGTCCTTGCTATTCTTCTCACAGAAGCATGGAAACTTAGGACAGGCATTTAGCTCAGGGGGAGCACTGCTTGAACGAAAGAGATATTACCGGGATAAAATCTTCTCTATTCTCAGGTATCCAATCATGCTTCTCTTTCTTGTAACGATCATGCTTGTTTTTGTTCAATTGGTGCTTTTGCCGCAGTTTCATCTACTCTTTACCCAGATGAACATTTCTTTGAGTCCGATTATCTCCGTATTTTTCTTTCTGGTTGTTCAAATACCCATTTTATTAATGTGGTGTGTACTAGGAATTTTTGCAGCCTATCTGTTTTATAAAATTTATGAAAGAAAATTGAATCCGTCTCAAAGGGTGGATCTGCTGTTGAAACTTCCTCTTGTCAAAACCTTTCTCTCCCTTCACTTTTCCCATTATTTCACGCAACAATTAAGCAGCTTGCTTTTAAGTGGATTAACAATCAATGAGGCCATAGCTGTGTTCGAGCAGCAACGCTACCATTCTTTTTTCCATTCTAAAGCAAAAGAATTTCGTAAGCGTTTAGTAGAAGGAGAGAAATTGGAGAAGTTGGTTGGAAGCGAGAAGGTATTTGTGAAGGGGCTGGATGTGGTTATTGTGCATGGACAAAAGAATGGAAAGTTAGCGCAGGAATTGGAGCAATACAGCAAGCTGCTGTTAGTGAAGATGCAAGAAAAAAGCGAAAAGCTGCTAGGTAAAATCCAGCCTGTCTTATTTTTAGGAATCGGTTCATTTGTTTTTGTGTTATATCTTTGTATCTTCATTCCGATGTTTCAATTATTAGGAGGGTTATAG
- the comGC gene encoding competence type IV pilus major pilin ComGC yields the protein MKKLLNDDRGFTLVEMLLVMLVITVLLLIMIPNVTKNSSIIGAKGCEALLSMVDAQIQTYRLDTGSEPATIDDLDSPEYLEDHFDVDGTLKCPNGSTVTIVNSKAEANGGL from the coding sequence ATGAAAAAACTATTAAATGATGATCGTGGATTTACATTGGTGGAAATGCTTTTAGTTATGTTGGTTATTACCGTGTTGCTCTTAATCATGATTCCAAACGTGACAAAGAATTCTAGCATCATCGGGGCTAAAGGGTGTGAGGCGCTGCTTAGCATGGTCGATGCCCAAATTCAGACATATCGATTGGATACAGGCAGCGAGCCTGCAACCATTGATGATTTGGACTCTCCAGAATACCTTGAAGACCATTTTGATGTGGACGGCACATTAAAGTGTCCAAACGGAAGTACCGTTACGATAGTCAATAGCAAAGCGGAAGCTAATGGTGGTTTATAG
- a CDS encoding serine hydrolase, translating to MMGTETNLQILKERVQAVVDSTAGHVSFVIEDGSGLRLEKDAVVTKKAASLIKIPIMMAAFKQVEAGRLNLSDRYSIDAENVVGGAGVIQFMDGDTSFTLWDLLTLMIVVSDNTATNKIIDIVGWSAVDGFCKKHGLTNTRLERKMMDFKAAAAGLENRTSAQEMVECLKFLHMEDDERTVFSDVSRQNMLRILGGQQLLDKLPFYMDLDSVNIANKTGELPGVEHDCGVVTYKAEKLIVTVLIDDLVDNSIGKRAIQEIGKLVEEYLKGTISFQ from the coding sequence ATGATGGGAACTGAAACTAATTTACAAATATTGAAGGAACGTGTCCAGGCAGTAGTAGATTCCACTGCGGGACACGTTAGTTTTGTAATAGAAGACGGCAGTGGCCTGCGTCTGGAAAAAGATGCTGTTGTTACGAAAAAAGCGGCCAGTCTCATAAAGATCCCAATAATGATGGCAGCCTTTAAACAAGTAGAAGCAGGCAGATTGAATCTATCTGACAGGTATTCAATAGATGCAGAAAATGTAGTCGGTGGAGCTGGTGTCATTCAATTTATGGATGGTGACACAAGTTTTACGTTATGGGACTTGTTGACGTTGATGATTGTAGTTTCGGATAATACCGCGACCAATAAGATTATTGACATTGTCGGCTGGAGTGCGGTGGATGGTTTCTGTAAAAAGCATGGTTTAACTAATACGAGACTTGAGCGGAAAATGATGGATTTTAAAGCCGCGGCTGCCGGTTTAGAAAACAGGACAAGTGCCCAAGAAATGGTAGAGTGTTTAAAATTTTTGCATATGGAAGACGACGAGAGGACTGTATTTTCGGATGTGAGCAGGCAAAATATGCTGCGAATTCTTGGAGGTCAGCAGCTACTAGATAAGCTTCCGTTTTACATGGATCTTGATTCAGTTAATATTGCCAATAAAACAGGGGAGCTTCCGGGTGTGGAGCATGATTGCGGAGTTGTTACCTATAAAGCAGAAAAACTGATAGTAACGGTTCTGATTGACGACTTGGTTGATAACTCGATTGGCAAAAGGGCGATACAGGAGATAGGCAAGTTAGTGGAGGAATATTTAAAGGGGACCATATCTTTTCAATGA
- a CDS encoding ABC transporter ATP-binding protein, with protein sequence MQKKLLQVKNLQKYFFLGKNQTLKAVDDVSFDIYQGETFGLVGESGCGKSTTGRTIIGLYGKTAGEVNFNGKDVHKLTEKEKFVFHRNMQMIFQDPYASLNPRSTVKEIISEPMEVHGIYKNSKERTERVYQLLEDVGLNREHANRYPHEFSGGQRQRIGIARALALDPDFIIADEPISALDVSVQAQVVNLMKRLQKEKGLTYLFIAHDLSMVKHISDRIGVMYLGKMMELTESKALYKKPLHPYTQALLSAIPIPDPDIEDKRERQIVQGEIPSPINPPSGCVFRTRCPHAMEACSQSVPEWQEVEERHYVACHLYNEKIVGPDKVREMVASAHDGN encoded by the coding sequence ATTTGATATATACCAGGGGGAAACCTTTGGACTGGTTGGAGAGTCTGGATGCGGTAAATCCACTACAGGAAGGACCATCATCGGACTCTATGGCAAAACGGCGGGGGAAGTTAACTTTAACGGGAAAGATGTTCATAAACTAACGGAAAAAGAGAAGTTTGTTTTCCACCGAAACATGCAAATGATCTTTCAAGACCCTTATGCATCGCTAAATCCGCGTTCCACGGTAAAAGAAATCATTTCAGAACCGATGGAAGTACACGGAATCTACAAAAATAGTAAAGAACGCACAGAACGTGTCTATCAGCTTTTGGAAGATGTGGGGTTGAACCGTGAGCATGCGAACCGTTATCCGCATGAATTCAGCGGGGGACAAAGACAGCGAATCGGTATTGCGCGCGCCTTGGCATTAGATCCTGATTTTATCATTGCCGATGAACCAATATCCGCATTGGATGTATCCGTGCAAGCGCAAGTTGTGAACTTAATGAAACGTCTTCAAAAAGAAAAAGGATTGACCTACCTGTTTATCGCCCATGATCTTTCCATGGTCAAACATATCAGTGACCGGATAGGGGTTATGTATCTCGGGAAAATGATGGAACTGACCGAGAGTAAGGCGCTTTACAAAAAGCCGCTGCATCCCTACACACAAGCCTTATTATCTGCCATACCAATACCAGATCCAGATATAGAGGACAAGCGGGAAAGGCAAATTGTTCAAGGGGAAATTCCAAGTCCGATTAACCCACCAAGTGGCTGTGTCTTCCGTACGCGCTGTCCACATGCAATGGAAGCTTGCAGCCAATCGGTTCCAGAGTGGCAAGAAGTAGAAGAACGTCATTATGTAGCCTGTCATTTATATAATGAAAAGATTGTCGGGCCAGATAAGGTAAGGGAAATGGTGGCAAGTGCGCATGATGGGAACTGA
- the comGA gene encoding competence type IV pilus ATPase ComGA, translating to MNIEKKCEEIIRQAIRLRVSDIHIKPHETSAKVLFRLDHYLYDQEDLPLEIYERILSHLKFQAEMDIGETRKPQNGALNLFIDSKHINLRLSTLPTVNQESLVIRILPHDDNQFPLKRLSLFPNSTRKLFSLMKHSHGLVLFTGPTGSGKTTTLYSILEESKGMLQRNIITLEDPVERRSKNVLQVQVNEKAGITYATGLKAILRHDPDIIMVGEIRDEETAKIAIRASLTGHLVLSTLHTRDAKGAVHRLLEFGVTQQELEQTLIAISAQRLVELKCPYCHGDCTSFCRKYRQHRLASVYELLYGRELSKVMEECKGAKVELRYPTLKEVIKKGIALGFIHQKEYEKWVNDGKGQ from the coding sequence ATGAATATTGAAAAAAAGTGTGAAGAGATCATTCGCCAAGCTATCCGTTTGCGTGTATCAGATATTCACATCAAACCACATGAAACGTCCGCCAAAGTACTTTTCCGTTTGGACCACTACCTCTATGATCAAGAAGATCTCCCACTAGAAATCTATGAACGGATTTTATCTCACCTTAAATTCCAAGCCGAAATGGACATAGGTGAAACAAGAAAGCCCCAGAATGGCGCATTAAACCTTTTTATCGACTCCAAACATATCAATCTGCGACTCTCGACCTTGCCCACTGTTAATCAAGAAAGTCTAGTCATCAGAATACTGCCGCATGATGACAACCAATTCCCTTTAAAACGTTTATCCCTGTTTCCGAACTCCACAAGAAAACTATTTTCATTAATGAAGCACTCCCACGGGCTTGTTCTGTTCACTGGTCCGACCGGCTCTGGCAAAACCACCACTCTGTATTCGATTTTGGAAGAGTCTAAGGGGATGCTGCAACGAAATATTATTACACTTGAGGACCCGGTGGAGCGGAGAAGCAAAAATGTGCTTCAGGTGCAGGTGAATGAAAAGGCGGGGATCACCTATGCGACAGGTTTGAAGGCTATCCTCCGACATGATCCAGACATAATTATGGTCGGGGAAATCAGGGATGAAGAAACGGCGAAGATCGCTATAAGGGCATCGTTAACGGGTCATTTAGTATTAAGCACGTTGCATACGCGCGATGCTAAAGGTGCTGTGCATCGGCTGTTGGAGTTTGGGGTCACGCAACAGGAATTGGAACAAACATTAATCGCTATTTCGGCACAAAGGCTTGTGGAGTTGAAATGTCCATATTGCCATGGGGATTGCACATCTTTTTGCAGAAAGTACAGGCAACATCGATTGGCCAGTGTATATGAACTTTTATATGGGCGGGAACTGTCCAAGGTGATGGAAGAGTGTAAAGGGGCAAAGGTGGAATTACGCTATCCCACACTAAAGGAAGTGATTAAAAAGGGGATAGCACTGGGCTTTATTCATCAAAAGGAATATGAAAAGTGGGTGAACGATGGCAAGGGGCAATAG